A window of Triplophysa dalaica isolate WHDGS20190420 chromosome 7, ASM1584641v1, whole genome shotgun sequence contains these coding sequences:
- the tcap gene encoding telethonin, giving the protein MMQMCTVLEKKGGRVVGAELSCRLKEENNAKKESYMADWHSINMKTQPEDRQSMVMSDDSRRETLTRYWQGRPLNQTCPSGVFRVGSVETGVREHQVLPYRISLPLPIFKPTELGIRLGRGAPHTLEDLPPAHAPNGACLDKRPVEQITKDLPPIKPMRMEFAKAPRDLGRSMSQEAQRG; this is encoded by the exons ATGATGCAGATGTGCACAGTTTTGGAGAAGAAGGGAGGACGTGTGGTTGGTGCTGAGCTGAGCTGTAGGCTGAAAGAGGAAAATAATGCCAAGAAAGAAAGTTACATGGCTGACTGGCATAGCATCAATATGAAGACGCAACCTGAAGATCG TCAGTCCATGGTGATGTCAGACGACTCTCGCAGAGAAACCCTCACTCGATACTGGCAGGGTCGTCCTCTCAATCAGACGTGCCCCTCCGGTGTGTTCCGAGTGGGCAGCGTTGAAACAGGTGTCAGGGAGCACCAGGTCTTACCCTACAGGATCTCCCTGCCCTTGCCCATTTTCAAGCCTACGGAACTGGGCATTCGTCTGGGTCGTGGAGCACCCCACACCCTGGAAGATCTGCCCCCCGCCCATGCTCCAAATGGTGCCTGCCTGGACAAAAGACCAGTGGAACAGATCACCAAAGACCTGCCCCCAATCAAACCCATGCGAATGGAGTTTGCCAAAGCACCAAGAGACCTGGGCAGATCCATGTCCCAGGAAGCCCAGAGAGGGTGA
- the syngr1a gene encoding synaptogyrin-1a isoform X1: MEQAYGAGKAGGTFDPLTFFQQPQTILRLVSWIFSIVIFGCIANEGYTNHPEVEQEFCIFNRNQNACNYGVGMGALAFLCCAAFLALDVYFPQISSVKDRKKAVLADIGASAFWSFMWFVGFCFLANQWQVAKPEDNPLNEGGDAARAAITFSFFSIFTWAGQAFLGYQRYTLGSSSSLFSQDYTDPSQDPAAAPSTDPEYTGYNADVEASYDGTGGGYQSQN; this comes from the exons ATGGAGCAGGCATACGGGGCAGGCAAGGCTGGCGGAACCTTCGACCCGCTTACCTTCTTTCAGCAGCCGCAGACTATTCTTCGTTTAGTGTCATGG ATCTTttccattgtcatttttggatgtATTGCCAATGAGGGCTACACAAACCATCCAGAGGTAGAGCAGGAGTTCTGCATCTTCAACAGGAACCAGAACGCCTGCAACTATGGAGTGGGGATGGGTGCACTGGCTTTTCTCTGTTGCGCTGCTTTTCTGGCTCTTGATGTGTACTTTCCACAGATAAGCAGCGTCAAGGATCGTAAGAAAGCTGTGCTGGCTGATATCGGTGCTTCAG CATTCTGGTCTTTCATGTGGTTTGTGGGATTCTGTTTCCTTGCCAATCAGTGGCAGGTGGCCAAACCAGAAGATAACCCCCTGAATGAGGGCGGAGACGCAGCCAGAGCCGCCATAACCTTCTCCTTCTTCTCCATTTTCACTTGG GCCGGTCAGGCTTTCTTAGGATATCAGAGGTACACGCTAGGTTCAAGCTCATCACTCTTCTCTCAGGACTATACCGATCCAAGCCAGGATCCAGCAGCAGCGCCCTCTACAGACCCTGAATACACTGGATACAACGCTGACGTGGAGGCCAGTTATGACGGCACTGGTGGTGGGTACCAGAGCCAAAACTAA
- the syngr1a gene encoding synaptogyrin-1a isoform X2: MEQAYGAGKAGGTFDPLTFFQQPQTILRLVSWIFSIVIFGCIANEGYTNHPEVEQEFCIFNRNQNACNYGVGMGALAFLCCAAFLALDVYFPQISSVKDRKKAVLADIGASAFWSFMWFVGFCFLANQWQVAKPEDNPLNEGGDAARAAITFSFFSIFTWGVLALLASERLKKVSFEEEYNKLFTPHTPPPFV, translated from the exons ATGGAGCAGGCATACGGGGCAGGCAAGGCTGGCGGAACCTTCGACCCGCTTACCTTCTTTCAGCAGCCGCAGACTATTCTTCGTTTAGTGTCATGG ATCTTttccattgtcatttttggatgtATTGCCAATGAGGGCTACACAAACCATCCAGAGGTAGAGCAGGAGTTCTGCATCTTCAACAGGAACCAGAACGCCTGCAACTATGGAGTGGGGATGGGTGCACTGGCTTTTCTCTGTTGCGCTGCTTTTCTGGCTCTTGATGTGTACTTTCCACAGATAAGCAGCGTCAAGGATCGTAAGAAAGCTGTGCTGGCTGATATCGGTGCTTCAG CATTCTGGTCTTTCATGTGGTTTGTGGGATTCTGTTTCCTTGCCAATCAGTGGCAGGTGGCCAAACCAGAAGATAACCCCCTGAATGAGGGCGGAGACGCAGCCAGAGCCGCCATAACCTTCTCCTTCTTCTCCATTTTCACTTGG GGGGTTCTTGCGCTGCTGGCCTCGGAGCGGCTAAAGAAAGTCTCATTTGAAGAGGAATACAATAAACTGTTCACACCTCATACGCCACCTCCATTTGTCTAA